The following proteins come from a genomic window of Triticum aestivum cultivar Chinese Spring chromosome 6A, IWGSC CS RefSeq v2.1, whole genome shotgun sequence:
- the LOC123131898 gene encoding DNA-directed RNA polymerase V subunit 1, protein MEEDPSVPEGAIQSIKLSLSSEHEIRTYSTNDCPVTQPKQLRDSFLGLPLETGECNSCGASENGKCEGHFGYIELPVPVYHPCHVSELRQLLSLLCLKCLCIKKGKVKKSNGKENVSACDCQVLVNSNKFFLCPEFDRCSTLLLDYSTAYILKQKPSNRPIYID, encoded by the exons ATGGAGGAGGACCCATCGGTCCCTGAAGGTGCCATCCAGAGCATTAAGCTTAGCCTATCCAGCGAGCATGAGATA CGTACGTATTCTACAAATGACTGTCCTGTTACTCAACCAAAACAGCTTAGGGATTCTTTCCTTGGCTTACCACTCGAAACAGGAGAATGCAACTCATGTGGTGCCTCTGAAAATGGCAAATGCGAAG ggcattttgggtacATTGAGCTGCCTGTACCTGTATATCATCCTTGTCATGTTAGTGAACTTAGGCAACTACTGAGCTTGCTATGTTTGAAGTGCCTTTGTATCAAGAAAGGAAAG GTTAAGAAgagcaatggaaaggaaaatgtgtcggCATGTGACTGTCAGGTACTTGTGAACTCTAATAAATTCTTCTTATGCCCTGAATTTGATAGATGCAGTACTTTACTGTTGGACTATAGCACTGCGTATATACTCAAGCAGAAGCCAAGTAATCGTCCAATTTATATAGATTAA